AGGAAGGTAATAGCATCATCACGCATCTTAGTTGGCTATAAGACCCACCAGTGGCTCATGCTTGTGGGAATTGGCAGGCCACCATGACTCACACCGAACATCATTACTGACGTCTGGAGCAACTGTGTATGGGACATTAATAGTGAAAACATTACATATATCAGAAACCTCTCGGTTCACTGCAATGTTCTGTTCTTCTCTGGCTTTAGGGAAATGAGCCCTTTTGTGACCTCCCAAAGCTTGGCCGGAAAGAAAAACTTTAAAGCAGACTGGGCATTTGTGCTCCTTACCCTCCTTTGACTCGCAATCTTTTACAATGACTCCATCAGTTTCCTGCTTCACTGATTCCTGAATACATTCAATCTTGACAAGTTTTCCTGTAGCCTTAGTTTCAGGAGAAAAAATAGCCCGGATATCCCTTTTGCAGCTATCAACCTTCAACCCTATGGAGCTCTTTCTATGGAATGTTTGGTGACCCCCAAGTGACTGATAACTGATGAAGTTTCTATTGCAGATTCTGCACCTGAAATCACCTTTTTTGCTCGGACTTTCCGCGATATCAGAATCTGTAGCTACCACCATCTGAAGGCCAGCATCCTGTCCCATTTCCGCATCAGAAGCATCAAAGTTTGCTTGATTGATTGGAATAGATTTCTGAAATCCCAAACGAGCAGCATCCAATCCAACCCCTCCCATCAGATCCAGACTTGATTCAGCTACAGTGCAATTGGTAATCAATTCACCGTGACCTCCCTTCTCTATCTCAATACCACAGAATTCAACTCCTGATTCGTCATCCAATTGAGGGCTCTTGGATTCAACATCCTTATGAAAACTCTCCGTGGGAACTTCCAATCTAACTTGATTTGCCTCACCATATCCCATTCCAATATCACCTTCACCGCCAGATACACTAATTTTATAATCCAAATCACAAGAATCTAAATAATCCTCTCCGGTTTTCTTTGGCCTTACAAATCCATTACCATCAAAACCATGATAACCCTCACCTATCTCAATTCGCTTACTTTGACACAATGAATCAAACCCATTACATTCACCCCTAGACATCATAATCAATGTAATAGCCACCTCCTCAACTTCTTGCTCAATATCAAAACCAGATACAGATTCATTCGatctagaaaaagaagaattggGAGTGATCTTGTACCTCATTCTGCTAGATCGCTTTCTTCTCACAAGATTCACAGTCTCAGTAGCAGATAAGGCCATAACAACCAGATTAGGCCCTGAACTTGAGACCCTCAACTTCTTATGATGCAGCCTCATGTGATTGCTTAGAGATTTTAATGACAGAAACCCTCTGCCACACTCTTCGCAGTAAACTGCTTTCCTTTCTTTAGCAGAGTGATGCCTCATGTGGCCATGGAGGGATTTTGGTGACCCAAATTCTTTGCCACAGACTCTACATTTCGACGTTTCTTGCATTGAAACACTACCATCATGATTCAAGCCTGAGAATTTCCAAGATTTCTTGGGCTGTTCTCTTAGGCCATGACATTCAGAACCCATGTTGTTGCTTTCAAACTTGACATAttctttaattgattttctagCTCCATGAATCTTCATGTGACCACCCAACATTTTCCCGGTCAAGAAACTCTTCTTGCATAGCTTGCATACGTGCACCTTTTCTTGATTCTTCTTCATTTGTGCAAACAAAAGAAACCCCAGATCAGAAACCAGGCAAAACCTCAACTTTCTCAAGAAAAATGGCGAAAGATACTTCTTTGACAATCAGGGAAACAAACACACCAGAAAGTTGAAGAATAACAGAGGAGTCAACGAAACCCAGATGAAAAAGAACCTAAATCTAGAGCCTAGTTTTGTGAAGTCTTGGTTTTATAAGGGATAAAAGAGGGAACGGCGTGGGTTTTTCTGATCTAATCAAACCAATTAAGAAAAGTTAAAAACCCCATACAAAGAGTGATCCCTTGCCCCTGTTCTATTGCTCTGCCTCTCTGGTGGAGTACTTCCTTTGCAAGCATAAGCAATGCAAGAGAGATATTGAAGTGAAAGTGATGGGTTTTATGACTCTGCTTTGAAAGTGTCAAAATGCACAAAGAAGCCAGAGAAAAACCAAAGgaagcctctctctctctctctctctctctctaagatAATGAGCTTGTAAGTATTTAAAAGGAGAGAAACCCTTGCATGGAAAGGAAGCCAAGTTATAGGAATGGAGTCATACTCGCTGGTGAGCGTAAAAACCGCATAAAACTGTACTCGCTTGCATTGAATAGGGACAATTTTGGCCACAAAATGATTTGGGATTGATCATGTGATTGCTTGTGATTGAAGAAAATTGTCAGAGTTGCTTTTCGATTCATGTTATGGTATTAGTAGCAGTGTCTTGATTTATTAAACCACttcccattttatttttagataaaatccACCTGCCCTTCTGCTACATCCATAGACTAGGATTGTCCCATCGCAGCAATTGTTTTTATCTGAGTTGGTACATCATGAAGCGATAGACTCACCTTTTCTTGGTGGCATTGTCTTGTTATGCAAGGCTTGCTTCTCCAATAAGCTTACTACTTTCTCTACTTGGATAGTAGATTAAGCTCTCATTGGATTCACAGGTGAATCTGGCTGTAGCTTTTTGGTTGAAGAATGGAGAAGAAACTGGGATTGTTATCTAAACTGATCCTAAAGTGCGATTAAAAGACGGTTTGAGATTGGGCCGAACAGAGGTtagctattttttatatatttttgaattgttttgatgtatttatgttaaaaataattttttaaaaaaataaaaaaatatattattttaatatatttctaaaaaaaatattttgaaaaacaattaatagtatactttaaaaaattatgatttagaATGCTTGAAATCAAGAGACAATTTTAATTTACATGATTTGTACCTTTCAGTTTATCtcaattttctaattattatttatcacaTTATCAAAAACCTCTTTTTCATTCAATAGAACTGCACAAGATCTTCAATAATATGTGatgagttttgtaattttaatcaAGACGTCAATACAAAGCATAACAAAAAACCAGGATCCAAGTTAcgggattaaataaaaaaaaatcaatttaatatcagatttttttcttattttactcGAGTCAGGTCTTGGATAAACTAATTGCTAGGTTATCCTATTATATCCATGCCATCATGTCTTCTCTTAATTTAAGAAGAAGTTTGGCAAcaattggaataaaaaaatcttcaactcAGATAGTTTAGTATCTTTATAGATCTGAGATTATGGAGCACAGTTAATAGAAGTGGCCACTGAATTAATTTAAGCTCAAATGGTATTGAGAGAAAATGGGAAAAACTTATGTCAATAGGCTGGCCAACATGGATTATTGTTGATGCATGAACTGTCTCAGGCATACACAGATTATGTGAATTTACCATTTTTACCAGATTCTGGTCTTTTTGACGTAGTTGACTAATTCAATCTCGTTCAGCTCTTGATCAACCTCGACTGTCTTTGATCGTGTTTGACTCCTCTCCACCACCACCCCCTCCGCACCAGCACCGAGCACCACCAGACTTCCTCTACCAGCCAGACTACCTCTAAGCTGCCAAGCAACCCATTTATCATCTCATAATAGGTGCGGATATGAATTGGTATGCGGGTATAGACAACTGCTAATTACAAATTTAGGAATCGAAGAGGGTATCATCTCTGTTTAGATACTTGAAGGAAGGACAGGAAGAGTATCCCAATTTTGAATGTGATCCATTAttgaaaagcttaaaaaaacttgcttttgcccataaaaaaatgaagagaaaaaacaagGCAGAGGAAAAACCATGACTTTGAACTTGATTTTCGGAGCTGCAGATATTAAAAACAATCCATGAAAGGTTGGTTTAGAAATTAACAATCTCGTTTCTTTTGTCAGAATTTAAGTTCCGAGACGTGGCTCCATACTCCTTGAGCAGTAACAATTTTATATCTAGCAGCCCAGTTTACAGAGAGGCACTTTAGTGCAAGATGCAGATGCTGCGCTCTTTTAATGTGATTGGagttgaaattgtattttttttttccctttctttttgcTTGTTTATTAGATAATAGCCCGTGATCCCTGTTTTGGCAAGCAACTTTCTAGATTCAATGCTTCGTCAACACTCCAGCAGTAAATTGGATTAGAGTGCTGTCCATCTCGTACCTTGCTTTCTATTTTGATGATGAGACCACAGATTTAACGTTCTTTTGCTTGTATGCTTCTAGTTTAGTAAAAAACTACTGACGCAATTGCTGCTGGGTTTCCACCCCTGTTGAGCAAGTTGCAAACATTTACACGGCCATCTTTTCTCACAGAATTCTTATATTGTGCTCGAATCTCAACATCGTTTTGCGTTTTGCCCCATCCACAgttattattgcttttttttttttttttctgttaatctACCCATGCAGTATTCCGTGAAACAAAAACTGCATATGTAAACTGGAAACACACAGCTCTGTCATGCACCGGTTGCTGTCATCAGTATCAGAACGACCCAACTATAATAACTTAACCAAACAGCCAATTTAGGTTTCCTGTGCACTTCTACTAGAAAGGGAATTATTATCATAGATGAGAGACAACAAGTTTATACACAGTTTCCTGCGCCTGTGACAGACCCCAAGAGTTCCAATTGAATGAAGGAGAGGTAAGGCAGATGAAATTTCATGCAACCATTCTTAAATGGAGGTTGTGAAAAATACAGGTCTGAGATTTAACCAAAAATAATGAACCATAAATGCTGCTAAAACAGCAAAATTGTTCATCGAAGACCAAGTTGCAGGAAAACAAGTATGATCGCTTCCAAGTCCAAGAAACTGCAATTATATAAACCGAAATAAACAGACCCACATAGGCATGCACACACAGTCCGAGGGAGAGAGCTAGCGAGGCTGTTTGCCGGGAAAACAGTGAATAGCACTCAATCTTACTGTCAAGAATATCGTTTCGCAGATATGGAGGTCACTCTTACAAAGCTAACACTAAAGCATCTACAAAATTCATGGGGGCAGGGAACACAAGCAACATTAACAGAAACATTGATAACATAAAAACTATCACCAGGAACatttgaaggggaaaaaaaaaaaaaagccaagcgTGGAGGAGGAACcaaagaagataaaataaaatgcctTAACGACACCATTCAATTTAGATGTTGGTCCAAGTGGCCTTACAGAGGGTTGATTAAATTGCAAGATAATTACCATGAGATTGATCACGCAGAGATCAAAAGAAACATGATTCAAGTCACGCTAAACAGCTGAACAAATCACGCACCCATAGCTCTGCATATTACCACGATGATTCCATTGGCACACTCAAGAGCATCAACCACGTCCTATGAAAGTACTTGCATCTTGCAAAATGCCCTTCCACCAACATATTCAAAATTTTGCAAGCAAAATTGGATTTTGCAGTAGTATTGCTAGTAATTGTCTATCTGAAATCCTTCTTAATTGAGCCACATGAACCTTGAAAGGCCAGTCCTGGAAACTGATGACCTACCAGACTCTTGAATATTGATGCCTACAAGAGCCAACTTTAATTTGGAAGGATGCATGGGACAACCACTCTTCCCCAACAATCAACATTGAATAAAGGTATCAGCTTCTTCAAGTTTCAATGACTAATAACATCAATCCCTTGATAATATCCAGTCTTGCAGAACAACAGCATGGGAACCAAACCATCAAGAAAATTTACTGTGAAAATATTACTCTTGACTGGAGTGTTTCCCATCAGTTCCCATATCACGTGGACCATAGCAATCAATGCTGTCTCGATGATGCTCATATGATGTGCATGAATCATCTTGAACATCACAATCATCTGTGTTGGTCCCAGCATCTTGAACATCACAATCATCTGTGTTGGTCCCAGAAAATCCATTAAAATATTTAGGTCCAAGGTCACCAACACAACCATGGTAAATCCCAACATGTGCTCCTGAAAAATCATCTACATCTCCCCCATACTCTGCATCAGTTGCAATTCCATGAACCACATTATCAACACCATCTTTAGAAGCAACAGCTTCATCCTCATCCTCAACATATTCATTGAACTTCTCAGCATGATCCTCTTGACAGTAAGCAGAGGAATCCTGAACAGTCAGAGATTCCACCGCAGAATCCTCATCTTCCTCTACTGTTTCACCCTCAATTTTTTGCCACTCATCATCATCGCTGTCAATATTTAGAGGGTCAAACCTGTTCTGCTCAGCACGTTTCTGGAGCATGaatacattgaaataataaCTGACAAGCTCCTTCTTTGTTCGGGAAGGGAATGTTGCTGACAGATGGTCCCAAAAGTTTTTCCCCAAAGAAACAGGATTAGATAAGACCACTTCATGGAAGGCTTGCTCTTCCTCGTCAGTCCATTTATTTGCAACCACCTCTCCCATGTCACAGAACCCCAACCCCTCAAATATCTCCTCCCCAAGGTTCTCTCTAAGTTTCAGCCTAGCTTCTGAGACATGTTGTTTTATGCATCTGATAGAACCTGCATCGGGGCATGCACAGTCATGATTGGTGGCTTCATAGCAGTAATTTGCAGATGCTTCCAGGTCAGGCATGGGAAGGATACAAGTACCCATCAGGTTCTCCTCGTAACCACCATCAATTATGACACCTGGGCTAGATGAATGTGCACATGCAACTTGAAGGTTAGAGTCATCTAGCTGGTTCAGGGAGGTGCTTGAACCCTGGGAGTCCCACTCTGGGACATAAGCTTGATGCTCTGGTCCAACAGAAACCTGCTTCTGAAAAGGGTAATCAAGAGATGAGCAGGCCTCTTCAGGCTCAAGTAAAGCCCTGAGCTGGTGCCCATGATCAAAATATTCTGGGAAGAATGATAAATTATCAGCTTCAAGAATCCCATTGCCCATCCACAAAAAGTGGGGGAAACAACCATTATCACCAGTTTCAAATCCCTTGCTAGTCCCATTTGAACATTCACTGAACAAGTCACTTGCAGACCTCCCTACTTCTTGACACTTTCTAAAACTGTCATCACCTTCATTATCATATTGCAGGTCAGTTATATAAACTAGGGAACTCcgttaacaaattaaaatatggcATGTAATTATGGAAACACAAGAAAGTGATTACAAAACACACTATTGTGTTTTTAATCCCTATAAGATCTGTAGCACTAGAATGTAGCATCTTCTAGAGAATTCgtgaatttttttacttataataggcaaaaaaacaaacatataaggTGCAAAATGAATTTGTTGCACAGAATATCAGAACCACGGCATGCATATTACAATAATCATAATGAAAAGTCTCACCAAAATACTCTTACAAATCAACATTAGAATGATTTCCAATCCAAGATCTATATACCATAAAAGCCAGAATTTCATCCTTAAGTTTTTTGAATATCAAGTCATCAGATTGGACAGGCTAAATGAAACggataaaagaataaaagtacAACTCCACAATCCACATTGTAACAAGTTTCGAAGTACAAAGCAATGCAAAAACTCGTAAATAACAGACACCAACAGCAGCTCCTTTACCTGAAACAAGATGTTTCTGGTGCCCACTGTCAAGTGGGAAAATAGGGGCAAGCTGATCAATGTTCTCCATTTGTCTGGGGTGCTTACAAGCAAACTCATATAAATTATCATCAGAAAAAGCACGTTTgtgaatcattttaattttatctgcaAATCAGAATATCTTCACTCATATTAGAAACACAGAAA
This DNA window, taken from Populus alba chromosome 17, ASM523922v2, whole genome shotgun sequence, encodes the following:
- the LOC118060365 gene encoding uncharacterized protein → MKKNQEKVHVCKLCKKSFLTGKMLGGHMKIHGARKSIKEYVKFESNNMGSECHGLREQPKKSWKFSGLNHDGSVSMQETSKCRVCGKEFGSPKSLHGHMRHHSAKERKAVYCEECGRGFLSLKSLSNHMRLHHKKLRVSSSGPNLVVMALSATETVNLVRRKRSSRMRYKITPNSSFSRSNESVSGFDIEQEVEEVAITLIMMSRGECNGFDSLCQSKRIEIGEGYHGFDGNGFVRPKKTGEDYLDSCDLDYKISVSGGEGDIGMGYGEANQVRLEVPTESFHKDVESKSPQLDDESGVEFCGIEIEKGGHGELITNCTVAESSLDLMGGVGLDAARLGFQKSIPINQANFDASDAEMGQDAGLQMVVATDSDIAESPSKKGDFRCRICNRNFISYQSLGGHQTFHRKSSIGLKVDSCKRDIRAIFSPETKATGKLVKIECIQESVKQETDGVIVKDCESKEGKEHKCPVCFKVFLSGQALGGHKRAHFPKAREEQNIAVNREVSDICNVFTINVPYTVAPDVSNDVRCESWWPANSHKHEPLVGLIAN
- the LOC118060366 gene encoding uncharacterized protein; translation: MIHKRAFSDDNLYEFACKHPRQMENIDQLAPIFPLDSGHQKHLVSGDDSFRKCQEVGRSASDLFSECSNGTSKGFETGDNGCFPHFLWMGNGILEADNLSFFPEYFDHGHQLRALLEPEEACSSLDYPFQKQVSVGPEHQAYVPEWDSQGSSTSLNQLDDSNLQVACAHSSSPGVIIDGGYEENLMGTCILPMPDLEASANYCYEATNHDCACPDAGSIRCIKQHVSEARLKLRENLGEEIFEGLGFCDMGEVVANKWTDEEEQAFHEVVLSNPVSLGKNFWDHLSATFPSRTKKELVSYYFNVFMLQKRAEQNRFDPLNIDSDDDEWQKIEGETVEEDEDSAVESLTVQDSSAYCQEDHAEKFNEYVEDEDEAVASKDGVDNVVHGIATDAEYGGDVDDFSGAHVGIYHGCVGDLGPKYFNGFSGTNTDDCDVQDAGTNTDDCDVQDDSCTSYEHHRDSIDCYGPRDMGTDGKHSSQE